A region of Colletotrichum higginsianum IMI 349063 chromosome 10, whole genome shotgun sequence DNA encodes the following proteins:
- a CDS encoding Epoxide hydrolase translates to MDTLARIDPRFQYQNVILNGVKYNYIHAKLSSEKVAGTVFLVHGWPDLSLGWSNYIPFLLSRGMRVVALDMMGYGGTESPENPSFYTFKCALDDIAALASYLGLLRIVFSGYDFGGVVYCTAMWHLELVAVLYVLNTPFVPLVATFTDLAVSWPGFYY, encoded by the exons ATGGATACTCTTGCCCGTATCGACCCCAGGTTTCAATACCAGAACGTCATCCTCAACGGGGTTAAGTACAACTATATCCACGCAAAGCTGTCGTCAGAAAAGGTAGCAGGCACTGTTTTTCTCGTTCACGGATGGCCTGACTTATCTCTGGGATGGAGCAACTACATTCCCTTCCTCCTTTCTAGGGGAATGAGGGTTGTCGCCTTGGATATGATGGGATACGGAGGAACTGAATCACCTGAGAATCCTAGCTTTTA TACATTCAAGTGTGCCTTAGATGATATTGCTGCCCTTGCGAGCTATCTTGGCCTGTTACGTATTGTTTTTAGTGGATACGACTTTGGTGGTGTGGTCTATTGTACTGCTATGTGGCACCTAGAGCTTGTTGCTGTCCTCTACGTCCTTAATACGCCCTTTGTGCCCCTGGTAGCTACTTTCACTGATCTGGCTGTTAGCTGGCCTGGGTTTTATTACTAG